A genomic stretch from Gorilla gorilla gorilla isolate KB3781 chromosome 20, NHGRI_mGorGor1-v2.1_pri, whole genome shotgun sequence includes:
- the ADAT3 gene encoding probable inactive tRNA-specific adenosine deaminase-like protein 3, whose amino-acid sequence MEPAPGLVEQPKCLEAGSPEPEPAPWQALPVLSEKQSGDVELVLAYAAPVLDKRQTSRLLKEVSALHPLPAQPHLKRVRPSRDAGSPHALEMLLCLAGPASGPRSLAELLPRPAVDPRGLGQPFLVPVPARPPLTRGQFEEARAHWPTSFHEDKQVTSALAGRLFSTQERAAMQSHMERAVWAARRAAARGLRAVGAVVVDPASDRVLATGHDCSCADNPLLHAVMVCVDLVARGQGRGTYDFRPFPACSFAPAAAPQAVRAGAVRKLDADEDGLPYLCTGYDLYVTREPCAMCAMALVHARILRVFYGAPSPDGALGTRFRIHARPDLNHRFQVFRGVLEEQCRWLDPDT is encoded by the coding sequence ATGGAGCCCGCCCCGGGCCTCGTGGAGCAGCCCAAGTGCTTGGAGGCCGGGAGCCCGGAGCCTGAGCCGGCGCCGTGGCAGGCCCTCCCTGTCCTGTCCGAGAAGCAGTCAGGGGACGTGGAGCTGGTGCTGGCCTACGCCGCGCCCGTCCTGGACAAGCGCCAGACCTCACGCCTCCTGAAGGAGGTGTCGGCCCTGCACCCGCTCCCCGCCCAGCCTCACCTCAAGCGGGTGCGGCCCAGCCGCGATGCCGGCAGCCCCCACGCCCTGGAGATGCTGCTTTGCCTGGCTGGGCCGGCCTCGGGCCCGCGCTCGCTGGCTGAGCTCCTGCCACGGCCGGCTGTGGACCCCCGCGGCCTGGGGCAACCCTTCCTGGTGCCCGTGCCCGCCCGGCCGCCTCTGACCAGGGGCCAGTTCGAGGAGGCCCGGGCCCACTGGCCCACGTCCTTCCACGAGGACAAGCAGGTGACCAGCGCCCTGGCTGGGCGGCTCTTCTCCACGCAGGAGCGCGCCGCCATGCAGAGCCACATGGAGCGGGCGGTGTGGGCGGCCCGGCGGGCAGCAGCGCGGGGCTTGCGGGCCGTGGGGGCTGTGGTAGTGGACCCGGCCTCGGACCGCGTGCTGGCCACCGGCCACGACTGCAGCTGCGCGGACAACCCCCTCCTGCACGCCGTCATGGTGTGCGTGGACCTCGTGGCGCGCGGCCAGGGCCGCGGCACCTACGACTTCAGACCCTTCCCCGCCTGCTCCTTTGCCCCGGCCGCTGCCCCCCAGGCCGTCCGCGCAGGCGCCGTGCGTAAACTGGACGCAGACGAGGACGGCCTCCCCTACCTGTGCACCGGCTACGACCTGTACGTGACCCGCGAGCCCTGCGCCATGTGCGCCATGGCCCTGGTGCACGCACGCATCCTGCGCGTCTTCTACGGTGCGCCCTCGCCCGATGGCGCCCTGGGCACCCGCTTCCGCATCCATGCACGGCCCGACCTCAACCACCGCTTCCAGGTGTTCCGCGGGGTGCTGGAGGAGCAGTGCCGCTGGCTGGACCCCGACACGTAG